GTGAGCGAACATCGGCGCCGTATGCGGGAGCGCGGATTTCGTCCCGTGCAGGTGTGGGTTCCCGATGTGCGCACGCCTTCTTTCGCGGCAGAGGCGGCACGGCAGGCGGCTCTCGTCGCTCACGCCGATCGCACATCCGACGACCAAGCGTTCATAGAGGCGGTTGCGGCGCCCTGGGACGACGAGTGATTCGTGGAGAACTCTGGACCGTCGCCGGCGGTGTCTATGCATCAAAGCCCAGACCAGCGTTGATCCTTCAGGACGACGCGTACGCGGCGACGGATTCCGTCACGGTTCTTCCCTTGACGAGTCAGTTGGTTGACGCCCCACTGTTGCGCATCCGCATCTCTGCGGGCGGACTGTCCGGTCTCGACCGCGACA
The Microbacterium sp. SLBN-154 DNA segment above includes these coding regions:
- a CDS encoding antitoxin MazE-like protein, with translation MSVRERVSEHRRRMRERGFRPVQVWVPDVRTPSFAAEAARQAALVAHADRTSDDQAFIEAVAAPWDDE
- a CDS encoding type II toxin-antitoxin system PemK/MazF family toxin: MIRGELWTVAGGVYASKPRPALILQDDAYAATDSVTVLPLTSQLVDAPLLRIRISAGGLSGLDRDSDVMVDKPTTVRRASVVTRVGRVTSEQLADVERSVMAFLGLAR